In the genome of Salinigranum halophilum, the window ATGGTCTGGTACGCCGTGAAGTACGGGTCCGAGAAGTCGACCTCCTGGTCGCGCTCCTCGTTGATGGTCATCGCCGACATGATGACGCGGAAGTTCCCGTTGTTCAGCGAGGGGATGATGGTGTCGAAGGAGGTCTTCTTGAACTCGTAGCTGACGCCGAGTTGCTCCTCGAAGATGGCCTGGGCGATCTCGACGTCGAACCCCTTCAGCTCGCCCGCAGCCGTCTCGTACTCGAACGGCCGGTAGGGGATGTCCGAGCCGATGACGACGTTCGAGGGGACGACCGACTCCGCCGTCTCCGCGGCGGTCTCCTCGCCGCCGTCACTTCCACCGGACTCGGTCCCGCTGGCTGCGGCGTCGCCGCTCTCGCCGCTGCTGTCTCCACCGCTACTCTCGGAGCCACTGCCGTTGCCACTGCCACTGCCGCCGGTACAGCCGGCGAGGCCGACGCCGGCGACCGCAGCGGAACTGATTTTCAGATACTCACGTCGATCCATGTTCAACCGCAAGCGACGGCACACATTTAACACTTATTAGACGCGGTTGGATGCCTCTCACGGGAGTAATCCGCGGTCGGACTGTACAATCGACTAGTTATCCGGCGAAAAGCGGGGCCTTCAGTCGCCCGAGACGCCCCGGGACTCCTGTCGGACGGGGGTGTCCTGACGGCGGAGTGCCCAGACGACGGCACCGACGAGGAGGCTGACGAGGACGAACAACACGGTGTTGGTCGCCCGCCACGCGGGCGTGTAGAAGACGAGGTCACGTCCGAGCAAGAGCGCGCCGAACGTCGCCCCGAGCGCGGCGACGATGGGAACTCGAAGCCGAGACGCGGGTGTCTCGCCGAGCCACACGGTCGCCGCGACCAGCGCCGCGAAGAGCGCGAGCGACACGCCGTAGAACCCGGCCTGTGCGGCGGGCGAGTACGACACCGCGGTGAAGACCCGCGAGAGGACGACGGAGACCGGGACGAGTCCCAGGGCGACGAT includes:
- a CDS encoding basic amino acid ABC transporter substrate-binding protein translates to MDRREYLKISSAAVAGVGLAGCTGGSGSGNGSGSESSGGDSSGESGDAAASGTESGGSDGGEETAAETAESVVPSNVVIGSDIPYRPFEYETAAGELKGFDVEIAQAIFEEQLGVSYEFKKTSFDTIIPSLNNGNFRVIMSAMTINEERDQEVDFSDPYFTAYQTIIVREDSDITSREDLRGIAVGVQKGTTGLGAAEQLQTEFDGDLQLKEYDQITGAFDALMNGQVDAVINDNTVNGEFVQNQDGVRFVEGEGAAADQGENAPPYLTLTVENYGIAFREDDEAFRERVNEALAAIRENGTYEEIYSSYFAG